From one Rosa rugosa chromosome 4, drRosRugo1.1, whole genome shotgun sequence genomic stretch:
- the LOC133742717 gene encoding putative wall-associated receptor kinase-like 16, producing MTLKAYDCYDEYGNMTEHRSPEFVFPPSFTISSTRNKFTAVGCDTYALLQGNGADEDTYQTGCMSICNNLDSAVNESCSGIGCCQTSIPIGLKNRTFILASPSKHKKVWGFNRCSYAFIVQEDKFTFNPKTSFPVLYNTERLPTIFNWEIQDGPCAKAQKRSDYACKANSKCVNRTINSQTEPSGYYCQCLPGFEGNPYLPNGCQDIDECKASQIDLCHNGRCTNFEGNYSCLCNKGFRNQDPWRCIKDNTDNQSARKLFLILMGTGSGVGLLLLVIVAWWFRDVMKKREDRIRKEKFYKQNGGLLLEQQLSSGEVNVEKIKLFSSKELEKATDRFNVDRILGEGGQGTVYKGMLTDGRIVAVKKSKLANGGEVEQFINEIVILSQINHRNVVKLLGCCLETEVPLLIYEFLPNGTLSQYIHNHQDEEFPFTWETRLRVSTEVAGALFYLHSAASYPIYHRDIKSTNILLDDKYRAKVADFGTSRSVSVDQTHLTTLVHGTFGYLDPEYFQSSQFTDKSDVYSFGVVLVELLTGQKPVSVTRSQESRSLATYFLISMEQNCLFDIIDAQVMKDGGKEEITKVANIARRCLNLNGKNRPTMKEVAAELEEVRSTIKSSDHVGQIKLAEEGDFRAHEITTKAYWDVVSTSTGPFTDGGTGSSCDVQPLLFSN from the exons ATGACTCTCAAAGCCTATGATTGCTATGACGAATATGGTAATATGACAGAACACCGTTCCCCAGAGTTCGTGTTCCCTCCTTCGTTCACCATCTCTAGTACCAGAAATAAGTTTACGGCCGTTGGCTGTGATACTTATGCACTTCTGCAAGGGAACGGCGCTGATGAAGATACGTACCAAACGGGTTGCATGTCCATATGCAACAATCTTGACAGTGCTGTTAACGAGTCATGCTCTGGCATCGGGTGTTGCCAGACTTCCATCCCTATCGGACTCAAGAATCGAACATTCATATTGGCTAGCCCTTCTAAACATAAGAAGGTATGGGGGTTCAACCGCTGCAGCTACGCCTTCATTGTGCAAGAAGACAAGTTCACATTCAACCCTAAAACAAGTTTTCCAGTACTGTACAACACCGAAAGGCTTCCCACGATTTTTAACTGGGAAATTCAGGATGGGCCATGTGCCAAAGCTCAAAAGAGGTCCGACTATGCTTGCAAGGCAAATAGCAAGTGTGTGAACAGAACCATCAACAGCCAGACTGAACCGTCTGGTTACTATTGCCAGTGCTTGCCAGGCTTCGAAGGGAACCCATATCTCCCAAATGGTTGCCAAG ATATTGATGAGTGCAAGGCTTCACAAATTGACCTCTGCCACAATGGAAGGTGCACAAATTTTgaaggaaattactcatgttTATGTAACAAAGGTTTCAGAAACCAAGATCCGTGGAGGTGCATCAAAGACAACACCGACAATCAATCTGCTAGAAAACTCTTTCTCATTTTAATGG GTACTGGCAGTGGTGTTGGACTCTTGTTGCTTGTTATTGTTGCTTGGTGGTTCCGTGATGTCATGAAGAAGAGGGAAGACAGAATACGCAAGGAAAAATTTTATAAACAGAATGGTGGTTTATTATTAGAACAACAATTATCTTCGGGAGAAGTTAATGTTGAAAAAATTAAGTTGTTCAGTTCAAAGGAATTAGAAAAAGCAACAGATCGTTTTAATGTAGACAGAATTCTTGGAGAGGGAGGCCAAGGTACCGTTTACAAGGGAATGTTGACAGATGGGAGAATTGTTGCGGTAAAGAAATCTAAACTAGCTAATGGAGGTGAAGTTGAACAATTCATTAATGAAATTGTGATTCTTTCACAAATTAACCACAGGAATGTGGTTAAACTATTGGGTTGTTGTTTAGAGACCGAAGTTCCTCTCTTAATCTATGAATTTTTGCCCAATGGAACACTTTCTCAGTATATTCATAATCACCAAGATGAGGAGTTTCCTTTTACATGGGAGACGCGTTTGCGAGTGTCAACCGAAGTTGCAGGAGCTCTTTTCTATTTACACTCGGCAGCTTCTTATCCTATTTACCATCGGGATATCAAGTCTACAAACATCCTCTTAGATGATAAGTATAGAGCAAAAGTTGCAGACTTTGGGACTTCAAGATCAGTTTCTGTTGATCAGACACATCTTACCACACTAGTACACGGAACATTTGGTTATTTAGATCCGGAGTACTTTCAGTCTAGCCAATTTACAGACAAGAGTGATGTGTATAGTTTTGGTGTGGTTCTTGTTGAGCTCTTGACAGGACAAAAACCAGTTTCTGTGACAAGGTCGCAAGAAAGCAGAAGTCTAGCAACTTATTTCCTTATTTCCATGGAGCAGAATTGTCTGTTTGATATTATCGATGCTCAGGTTATGAAGGATGGTGGGAAAGAGGAGATTACAAAAGTAGCTAACATTGCAAGGAGATGTTTAAATTTGAATGGAAAGAATCGTCCTACTATGAAAGAAGTAGCAGCGGAGCTGGAGGAAGTTCGATCAACAATAAAATCTTCTGATCATGTTGGACAAATTAAGTTGGCAGAGGAAGGAGATTTTAGAGCTCATGAAATTACCACCAAGGCTTATTGGGATGTTGTTTCTACATCAACCGGTCCTTTTACAGATGGTGGTACTGGATCTTCATGCGATGTACAACCACTgttgttttccaattaa
- the LOC133744723 gene encoding uncharacterized protein LOC133744723, which produces MGFRLPGIVNTKKSLIQPISAAKTLDVPKGYLAVYVGKKQMKRFVIPVSYLNQPLFLDLLSQAEEEFGYDHPMGGLTIPCSKDTFLDLTSRLKAMGFRLPGIVRPKRSLTRSSSNANKTASKTLDIPKGYFAVYVGESQKKRFVIPISYLNQPSFMDLLSQAEEEFGYDHPMGGITIPCSEDTFLDLTSSLSV; this is translated from the exons ATGGGATTCCGGTTGCCTGGAATTGTTAACACCAAGAAAAGTCTTATTCAACCTATATCTGCTGCGAAGACCTTAGATGTCCCGAAAGGTTATCTCGCAGTCTATGTTGGGAAGAAACAGATGAAGAGATTTGTAATCCCAGTATCATATTTGAACCAACCTCTGTTCCTGGATTTGCTGAGTCAAGCTGAAGAAGAATTTGGATACGATCATCCAATGGGTGGTCTCACAATTCCTTGCAGCAAAGACACCTTCCTTGATCTCACTTCACGCCTGA AAGCCATGGGTTTCCGGCTGCCTGGAATTGTTAGACCCAAGAGAAGTCTTACCCGATCTTCATCTAATGCAAACAAGACTGCTTCAAAGACCTTAGATATCCCAAAAGGCTATTTTGCAGTCTATGTCGGAGAGAGCCAGAAGAAGCGATTTGTGATTCCAATATCATACTTGAACCAACCTTCATTCATGGATTTGCTGAGTCAAGCTGAAGAAGAATTTGGATACGATCATCCCATGGGCGGTATCACAATCCCTTGCAGTGAAGACACCTTCCTTGATCTCACTTCCAGCTTGAGTGTGTGA